From Draconibacterium halophilum, one genomic window encodes:
- a CDS encoding ferritin family protein, with amino-acid sequence MTAEQKEQLIKSQQGELNAVLIYQRLARITKHEKGEEVFSEIAADEGKHATILKSYTNEVLKPDGKKAKVVGFLYKLLGHNFVMGLLEKGELKSIDNYEPLKNDFPKIQQIIDDELRHAAMAKSLLR; translated from the coding sequence ATGACAGCAGAACAGAAAGAACAGTTAATAAAGTCGCAACAAGGCGAGCTGAATGCTGTGTTAATTTATCAGCGTTTGGCCCGTATTACCAAACACGAAAAAGGGGAAGAGGTATTTTCGGAAATAGCAGCCGATGAAGGAAAACATGCTACAATCCTAAAATCATATACCAATGAGGTATTAAAACCCGATGGAAAAAAAGCAAAAGTAGTGGGCTTTCTGTATAAACTGCTTGGACATAACTTTGTAATGGGTTTATTGGAGAAAGGCGAGTTAAAATCAATCGATAATTATGAACCTTTAAAAAATGATTTCCCCAAAATTCAGCAAATTATCGACGATGAACTTCGTCATGCTGCAATGGCGAAGTCATTATTGAGATAA
- a CDS encoding Lacal_2735 family protein, with product MFGIFKKDPVKALSKKHDKLTEEAFLLSRTNRRLSDQKYAEAEAVQQKIDALRTAQ from the coding sequence ATGTTTGGAATATTTAAAAAAGACCCTGTAAAGGCCTTAAGCAAAAAACACGATAAATTAACGGAAGAGGCATTTTTATTGTCGCGTACCAATCGTCGACTATCCGACCAAAAATATGCCGAGGCGGAAGCTGTACAGCAGAAAATTGATGCATTGAGAACTGCGCAGTAA
- a CDS encoding ferritin family protein, with amino-acid sequence MTAEQKEQLIKSQQGELNAVLIYQRLARITKHEKGEEVFSEIAADEGKHATILKSYTNEVLKPDGKKAKVVGFLYKLLGHNFVMGLLEKGELKSIDNYEPLKNDFPKIQQIIDDELRHAAMAKSLLR; translated from the coding sequence ATGACAGCAGAACAGAAAGAACAGTTAATAAAGTCGCAACAAGGCGAGCTGAATGCTGTGTTAATTTATCAGCGTTTGGCTCGTATTACCAAACACGAAAAAGGGGAAGAGGTATTTTCGGAAATAGCAGCCGATGAAGGAAAACATGCTACAATCCTAAAATCATATACCAATGAGGTATTAAAACCCGATGGAAAAAAAGCAAAAGTAGTGGGCTTTCTGTATAAACTGCTTGGACATAACTTTGTAATGGGTTTATTGGAGAAAGGCGAGTTAAAATCAATCGATAATTATGAACCTTTAAAAAATGATTTCCCCAAAATTCAGCAAATTATCGACGATGAACTTCGTCATGCTGCAATGGCGAAGTCATTATTGAGATAA
- a CDS encoding MFS transporter — MRIFKDLNPQESLTLKLHLFYSGIEGIAAGALLLTEFIFIKSLKGSNVQLAFLFQFNMVVFLFAMVANEILRRYTNRKVLLRTIAIVSKLPLVGLAFFPDVSQQKGLPPLYHTIFLAIFLLYFMSRIVAIPSVNQYLKGNYRHENFGRLFGYSVTVQKVAMLASTFTAGLLLDWNPNSYKVFYPIVGILAIVSIFQLTKIKFVQKKEIIDTPLWKALQQSFHRIFQILKHNKAFRHLEMGFMLYGFAWMSTHAVITIFYERALHLNYSSVAFYKNAFNLVAIAFLPFFGKFIGKRDPRRFAIITFGSLMLFILFTALTEYYNGYTEVYGIKIYYMLMIAVFFNGLFMGSMPILWGIGSSYFCQPDEAADYQSVHLFLTGLRALLAPIIGIKLYEWAGYSYTYATGVVLLFFAILLMIWSEKRVPKTG, encoded by the coding sequence ATGCGAATTTTTAAAGATTTAAACCCACAGGAAAGCCTTACCTTAAAGCTGCATTTGTTTTACAGCGGTATTGAAGGTATTGCTGCCGGAGCTTTGTTGCTAACGGAGTTTATCTTTATCAAATCGCTAAAGGGAAGCAATGTACAACTGGCTTTTCTGTTTCAGTTTAATATGGTGGTGTTTTTATTCGCCATGGTAGCCAACGAAATTTTGCGCCGTTACACCAACCGAAAAGTGCTGTTGCGCACCATTGCCATTGTCTCGAAACTGCCACTGGTAGGCCTGGCCTTTTTCCCCGATGTAAGCCAACAGAAAGGACTTCCACCCCTATACCATACTATTTTTCTGGCTATATTCCTGCTTTATTTTATGTCGCGTATTGTGGCAATCCCCTCCGTTAACCAATATTTAAAGGGGAATTACAGGCACGAAAATTTTGGGCGCCTGTTTGGCTATTCCGTTACGGTGCAAAAAGTCGCCATGTTGGCTTCTACTTTCACTGCCGGTTTGCTACTCGACTGGAACCCCAATTCATACAAAGTATTTTACCCCATTGTTGGTATTCTGGCCATTGTCTCCATTTTCCAGCTCACCAAAATAAAATTTGTTCAAAAAAAGGAAATAATAGATACACCCTTATGGAAAGCCTTACAGCAATCGTTCCATCGTATTTTTCAAATTCTGAAACACAATAAAGCATTCCGGCATCTTGAAATGGGGTTTATGCTTTATGGTTTTGCCTGGATGAGTACGCATGCTGTTATTACCATTTTTTACGAGCGTGCTCTACATTTAAATTATTCGAGTGTGGCCTTTTATAAAAATGCGTTTAATCTGGTGGCCATTGCTTTTTTACCCTTTTTCGGAAAGTTTATTGGCAAACGCGATCCGCGCCGCTTTGCGATCATCACTTTTGGCTCGCTGATGTTATTTATTTTGTTTACTGCCTTAACCGAATACTACAATGGCTACACCGAAGTGTATGGCATAAAAATTTATTACATGCTTATGATAGCCGTTTTCTTTAATGGTTTGTTTATGGGAAGCATGCCTATTTTGTGGGGCATTGGCAGTTCGTACTTTTGCCAACCCGACGAAGCAGCCGATTACCAGAGTGTACACCTTTTTTTAACCGGCCTACGTGCTTTGCTGGCTCCTATTATTGGTATAAAACTATACGAATGGGCCGGTTACAGTTATACTTATGCAACCGGTGTTGTACTTCTGTTTTTTGCTATTTTACTGATGATCTGGTCAGAGAAACGGGTGCCGAAGACGGGATGA
- a CDS encoding group I truncated hemoglobin yields the protein MEKTKEVEKRTLFERLGGTSGITAIVDDVVQTHMENPAISKRFTAYNDKPERMAVIKKHTVDFFSAGSGGAVEYKGRSMEETHAGMNISREEYTHVIDDIMQVLDKHGMSEDTKKEVLAILWSLKGMIIGQ from the coding sequence ATGGAAAAAACAAAAGAAGTTGAAAAACGAACACTTTTCGAGCGTTTAGGCGGAACCAGTGGTATAACTGCCATTGTTGACGATGTAGTTCAAACCCACATGGAAAATCCGGCAATTAGTAAACGTTTTACTGCTTATAACGACAAGCCCGAACGTATGGCTGTTATCAAAAAGCACACTGTAGATTTTTTTAGCGCGGGTAGCGGTGGAGCTGTAGAATACAAAGGCCGGTCGATGGAAGAAACCCATGCCGGGATGAACATCAGCCGCGAGGAATATACGCATGTGATCGATGATATTATGCAGGTGCTCGATAAACACGGCATGAGCGAAGACACCAAAAAAGAAGTGCTGGCGATTCTCTGGTCGTTAAAAGGAATGATAATCGGGCAGTAA
- a CDS encoding TonB-dependent receptor domain-containing protein, whose protein sequence is MKILKLKKAFLLSLFVCISVYGFSQIQGSVKDTLNQPIAFANVLLMHAKDSSVVSGVMATEEGTYSITEFKPGTYLIGVSLIGYKPAWTSPFEVKSSNDHIHEQAIIVEPDVHQIKDVNVVAKKPIYELKMDRMVVNVENSITSSGNTALEILEKSPGVLVDRQNSSISMAGKGGVQVIINGKQNRMPIEAVMQMLDGMNADNVKRIELITTPPAKYDAEGNAGIINIVLQKSEDFGTNGTFSLGAGMSDREKMNASLNLNHHVEKFNFYGMYNVNFNNQKSNITTYNSFQQGNNSVESYGKSIRSALILYQNIRMGIDYTLSSKTTLSFLTNGYIRDYDMDAYNNINYFTEGVETNLSRLETKELNKWIHGMGNLNLNHRFHEEEVLDFNVDYLNYHNDNPSDFTLENYQSSGDFIDGEDIEITKTTPIDILVGAVDYTNRKNEKIKWELGLKETLTWFTNDVAVKYFRDGRWEYDPELTNKSWLNENISAAYASVNWQMTENTGVTAGLRYEYLNSVLDTEEEKGIVDLHYGKLFPTFYTSHKLNENNTIQFSYSKRIDRPTFNELAPFVTFVTPETFVAGNENLVPAMSDIFRLDYQMKSYILSFSYTNTKNSISRFQPVWSEDGERQYFVSRNMDKSENVSGVLALPVTVTEWWKMQNNISWVWQRLATDYEGTAINYKQNYYNVSTNQSFTISKQVSAEVSGFYRSKSLAGIFVQKPLGRLDLGIQWSSKSQNSRLNLNLSDVFKTQLIKREAKVPELGIDNSFELDFEPRVLRLTFTHNFGNKAIKIRKRNTASEEEQRRVTN, encoded by the coding sequence ATGAAAATTTTAAAATTAAAAAAAGCGTTCTTGCTGAGCTTATTTGTATGTATTTCTGTTTATGGTTTCTCTCAGATTCAGGGTTCGGTAAAAGACACGCTGAACCAGCCGATAGCATTTGCAAACGTACTTTTAATGCACGCAAAAGATTCTTCTGTTGTTTCCGGGGTGATGGCCACCGAAGAAGGAACGTATTCTATTACTGAATTTAAACCCGGCACGTACCTGATTGGCGTTAGCCTAATTGGTTATAAACCGGCCTGGACTTCTCCGTTTGAAGTAAAGTCATCTAATGATCATATTCACGAACAAGCTATTATTGTTGAACCAGATGTTCATCAAATTAAAGATGTAAATGTGGTAGCCAAAAAACCCATTTATGAGCTAAAAATGGATCGTATGGTGGTGAATGTAGAAAACAGTATCACATCGAGTGGAAATACGGCACTGGAAATACTCGAAAAATCTCCAGGCGTTCTTGTTGATCGTCAAAACAGCAGCATTTCAATGGCAGGCAAAGGTGGGGTACAGGTAATAATTAATGGCAAACAAAACCGGATGCCCATTGAAGCAGTGATGCAAATGCTTGACGGGATGAACGCCGACAATGTAAAAAGAATAGAACTGATTACCACTCCTCCGGCAAAATATGATGCTGAAGGGAACGCGGGTATAATCAATATAGTATTACAAAAAAGTGAAGATTTTGGGACAAATGGTACATTCTCTTTGGGAGCCGGGATGTCAGATCGCGAAAAAATGAATGCAAGTCTCAACCTTAATCATCATGTGGAGAAGTTTAATTTTTATGGAATGTACAATGTAAATTTCAATAACCAAAAGTCTAATATCACAACTTATAACTCCTTTCAACAAGGAAACAATAGCGTTGAATCTTACGGTAAAAGTATTCGCTCGGCATTGATTCTTTATCAGAATATACGAATGGGTATCGACTACACTTTAAGTAGCAAAACAACACTCAGTTTTCTTACAAACGGCTATATCCGCGATTACGATATGGATGCATATAATAATATAAACTACTTCACAGAAGGTGTTGAAACAAACCTTTCCAGGTTGGAGACCAAAGAGCTCAACAAATGGATACATGGAATGGGAAACCTAAACCTGAATCATCGTTTTCATGAAGAGGAAGTGCTGGATTTTAATGTTGATTACCTGAATTATCATAACGACAATCCATCAGATTTTACGCTCGAAAATTATCAATCTTCGGGAGATTTTATTGATGGAGAGGATATTGAGATCACCAAAACTACACCCATCGATATTTTAGTTGGAGCGGTGGATTACACTAACCGTAAAAATGAAAAAATAAAATGGGAGCTTGGCTTAAAAGAGACTTTAACGTGGTTTACCAACGATGTTGCTGTAAAATATTTTCGTGATGGACGGTGGGAATACGATCCTGAACTGACCAATAAATCGTGGCTAAATGAAAATATTTCTGCCGCATACGCATCAGTAAACTGGCAAATGACTGAAAATACCGGAGTAACAGCAGGATTACGCTACGAATACCTGAATTCGGTTCTCGACACAGAAGAAGAAAAAGGGATCGTGGATCTTCATTACGGGAAATTATTTCCAACCTTTTATACTTCGCATAAACTGAACGAAAACAACACCATCCAATTCTCCTACAGCAAACGAATTGATCGGCCAACTTTTAATGAATTAGCCCCTTTTGTAACTTTTGTAACCCCCGAAACGTTTGTGGCCGGAAACGAAAATCTGGTGCCGGCTATGAGTGACATTTTTAGGCTTGATTACCAGATGAAATCATACATTCTTTCCTTTAGTTACACCAACACCAAAAATTCAATTTCGAGATTTCAGCCGGTATGGAGTGAAGATGGAGAAAGGCAGTATTTTGTTTCGAGGAACATGGATAAATCGGAAAATGTTTCGGGAGTACTTGCCCTGCCAGTAACGGTAACAGAATGGTGGAAAATGCAGAATAATATTTCCTGGGTATGGCAACGATTGGCTACCGATTATGAGGGAACTGCGATTAATTACAAACAGAATTATTATAACGTCAGCACCAACCAAAGTTTTACAATTAGCAAACAGGTTTCGGCAGAAGTAAGTGGTTTTTACCGTTCTAAATCGTTGGCCGGTATTTTTGTGCAAAAACCATTAGGGCGACTGGATTTAGGAATCCAGTGGAGCTCAAAAAGCCAGAACAGTCGGCTTAACCTAAATCTGTCGGATGTTTTTAAAACACAACTGATCAAGCGGGAAGCAAAGGTTCCGGAACTTGGCATAGATAATTCTTTTGAGCTCGATTTTGAGCCGCGTGTGCTGCGTTTAACATTTACCCATAATTTTGGAAATAAAGCCATTAAAATACGGAAACGAAATACAGCCTCCGAAGAAGAACAAAGAAGAGTAACGAATTAA
- a CDS encoding nickel-binding protein — translation MPIYMDRHDVSAEVTAENVAELHRQDLKVQHKFNCRGLTYWFDDVRKTAFCLIEAPNAEKLKEMHDHAHGEVPHRIIEVEPAIVESFLGRIEDPEKAKDIRLNIINDPAFRIIMAIESTMLSFKECDKQSLQQHTENYKIQVIETIRQFGGRVVNNKERRFLISFTSVTKAVDCALELSSKFSKIPEKTAGLKIGLSAGVPVTDKNTLFEDTVKLAESMCYLNAEISISEEVSDLYRSENLHHTTFNNRIYILSEADQQFLNRLMEFTDKAWTDTNLNVNGFERNLALSKSKLYRKMMDLTGVSPNNFLMRYRLKRSRLQLHKKNSNIAEVAYNGGFNSASYFSKCFGKVYGLSPSAYKDLLV, via the coding sequence ATGCCTATCTACATGGATCGACACGATGTTTCAGCAGAAGTAACCGCCGAAAACGTTGCTGAATTACATCGGCAGGATTTAAAAGTTCAACATAAATTTAATTGCCGGGGACTCACTTATTGGTTCGACGATGTTCGGAAAACAGCATTTTGTTTGATCGAAGCCCCCAATGCGGAGAAATTAAAAGAAATGCACGACCATGCGCATGGCGAAGTGCCACACCGGATAATAGAAGTGGAACCAGCCATTGTTGAATCGTTTTTGGGCAGAATAGAGGATCCCGAAAAAGCAAAAGATATCCGGCTGAATATCATCAACGATCCGGCATTCCGAATCATTATGGCCATAGAGTCAACCATGCTTTCCTTTAAAGAGTGCGATAAACAATCACTTCAACAACACACCGAAAATTACAAAATACAGGTAATTGAAACCATCCGACAATTTGGTGGAAGGGTGGTAAATAACAAGGAACGCCGATTCCTGATATCGTTTACTTCGGTTACAAAAGCAGTAGATTGTGCCCTTGAATTATCATCCAAATTCAGCAAAATTCCGGAAAAAACGGCCGGATTAAAAATAGGGTTAAGTGCCGGTGTTCCGGTAACCGATAAAAATACACTTTTTGAAGATACCGTAAAGCTGGCTGAAAGTATGTGTTACCTGAATGCAGAGATCAGTATTTCGGAAGAAGTAAGCGATTTGTACCGGAGTGAAAACCTGCATCATACTACTTTCAACAACCGGATCTATATATTATCGGAAGCTGATCAGCAGTTTTTAAACCGCCTGATGGAATTTACCGATAAGGCCTGGACCGATACCAACCTTAACGTTAATGGTTTTGAGCGAAACCTCGCCTTAAGTAAGTCGAAACTATACCGAAAAATGATGGACTTAACCGGGGTATCTCCAAATAACTTTCTGATGCGTTACCGTTTAAAACGCAGCAGGCTGCAGTTGCATAAAAAGAACAGCAACATTGCCGAAGTGGCTTACAACGGAGGTTTTAACAGCGCGTCTTATTTCTCGAAATGTTTTGGAAAAGTGTATGGTCTGAGTCCCTCTGCCTATAAAGATTTGTTAGTCTGA
- a CDS encoding HNH endonuclease: MTSTIQHILTLKQAPTKYGKAPHKPVLLLAVIESFESGEIADNWIEVNDDLVQRFIDIWKLLVKTPHIPTFALPFFHLKNEKGQFWKLITYPGREIPTTKSKSIKSYRALTETVCAATLSNELYIALSDPIKREEIKAAILDKYFGIRQATQYPPQKVYSTKIKQQILYDPAQNYARKVKQSIDEQPKEIREEFVVMRSSVFRKAILEVYDNQCAVTGLKVADAKNRSLVDACHITPFAETYNDSIRNGLALSPTFHRAFDRGLIGISDTYRILVHPKLKDFHPEAGIKQFENRDIILPANSEFHPSVNYFREHRSKFGF, encoded by the coding sequence ATGACATCTACAATCCAACATATCCTCACCTTAAAACAAGCCCCAACCAAATACGGCAAAGCGCCGCACAAACCTGTTTTACTTTTGGCGGTAATAGAGTCGTTTGAAAGTGGTGAAATTGCGGATAATTGGATTGAGGTAAACGACGATCTAGTGCAGCGCTTTATTGATATTTGGAAGTTATTGGTTAAAACTCCACATATACCAACTTTTGCATTACCTTTTTTTCACCTTAAAAACGAAAAAGGACAGTTTTGGAAATTGATTACATATCCCGGCAGGGAAATTCCTACAACAAAAAGCAAATCGATAAAAAGTTATCGGGCATTAACGGAAACCGTTTGTGCGGCTACACTTTCTAATGAATTGTATATTGCCTTGTCCGATCCGATAAAACGTGAAGAGATAAAAGCTGCGATACTTGACAAATATTTTGGTATCCGTCAAGCAACACAATACCCACCACAAAAAGTTTATTCCACAAAAATTAAACAGCAAATACTTTACGACCCTGCTCAAAACTACGCACGAAAAGTAAAACAATCTATTGATGAACAGCCGAAAGAGATACGAGAAGAATTTGTGGTAATGCGCAGTTCTGTATTTCGAAAAGCCATTCTTGAGGTGTACGATAATCAATGCGCAGTAACAGGATTAAAAGTTGCCGATGCCAAAAATCGTTCATTGGTTGATGCTTGCCATATCACACCTTTTGCCGAAACCTATAACGATTCAATAAGAAATGGCTTAGCTCTTTCCCCAACTTTTCATCGCGCCTTCGACCGTGGTTTGATTGGCATTTCCGATACGTACAGAATACTAGTTCATCCAAAGTTAAAAGACTTTCACCCGGAAGCAGGGATAAAGCAATTCGAAAACAGAGATATTATTCTACCTGCTAACAGTGAATTTCATCCGTCAGTGAATTACTTTCGGGAACATCGTTCAAAATTTGGATTCTAA
- a CDS encoding B12-binding domain-containing radical SAM protein, whose amino-acid sequence MKILLVYPEYPDTFWSFKYALKFVSKKAAYPPLGLITVASLLPLHWETKLVDMNIEKLHSKDLEWADYVFLSAMNTQIQSAITVISRCNHLKVPVVAGGPLFTADYKKFDNVDHLVLNEAEITLPHFLADLENGTPKHLYKTNQFASMQESPLPDYKLVKRNKYTSKSIQFSRGCPFNCEFCDITALLGHQCRLKSTEQIIAELQNLYELGCRGDVFFVDDNFIGNKKRLKSDLLPAVIVWMQQHNYPFHFSTEASINLSDDDELMDLMTQAGFLSVFIGIETPQEVGLDECNKVQNKNRNLIGSVKKVQAAGMEVLGGFIIGFDSDTPNIFQQQIQFIQESGIISAMVGLLNAPTKSLLYKRLKSEGRILADWDGDNTSNIMNFIPKMDSEKLKNGFNQVIQGIYGSEAFYERVKIFLKDFHPKLNSKNKMNFIKLKAFFKSVFIIGIIDRDRKYYWKLFFWSLLHRRDLFPMAITYAVYGYHYKKSYAKIF is encoded by the coding sequence ATGAAGATATTATTAGTATATCCGGAATACCCCGACACCTTTTGGAGTTTTAAATACGCGCTGAAATTTGTATCCAAAAAAGCGGCATATCCACCACTGGGATTAATTACTGTGGCATCGTTGTTACCCCTGCATTGGGAAACAAAACTGGTAGATATGAACATTGAAAAACTACACAGCAAAGACCTGGAGTGGGCCGATTATGTTTTTCTGAGTGCTATGAATACCCAGATTCAATCCGCCATAACAGTAATCAGCCGTTGTAATCACCTGAAAGTTCCGGTTGTTGCGGGCGGGCCACTTTTTACTGCTGATTACAAAAAATTTGACAACGTCGACCATTTGGTTTTAAACGAAGCAGAAATTACACTACCACATTTTCTTGCCGATTTGGAAAATGGCACCCCAAAACACCTCTACAAAACCAATCAGTTTGCCTCGATGCAAGAATCGCCCTTACCAGATTACAAGTTGGTAAAACGGAATAAATACACCTCAAAATCCATTCAGTTTTCGCGCGGATGCCCGTTTAACTGCGAGTTTTGCGATATTACCGCTTTACTGGGCCACCAGTGCCGGCTAAAATCTACCGAACAGATTATTGCTGAACTGCAAAACCTTTACGAGCTGGGATGCCGTGGTGATGTGTTTTTTGTTGACGACAATTTTATCGGAAATAAAAAACGACTAAAATCAGATCTTTTGCCGGCAGTTATCGTCTGGATGCAACAACATAATTATCCTTTCCACTTTTCCACCGAAGCCTCTATAAACCTGTCGGACGATGATGAATTAATGGACCTGATGACACAGGCAGGATTCCTGAGTGTTTTTATTGGCATTGAAACCCCCCAAGAAGTGGGACTTGACGAATGTAACAAAGTGCAAAACAAAAACCGGAACCTGATTGGCAGTGTAAAAAAAGTACAGGCAGCCGGCATGGAAGTTTTGGGCGGATTTATCATTGGTTTCGACAGCGACACACCCAACATCTTTCAACAACAAATTCAGTTTATCCAGGAAAGTGGTATTATTTCGGCCATGGTTGGTTTGTTGAATGCTCCAACCAAATCCTTACTTTACAAAAGACTAAAATCCGAAGGCCGGATTCTGGCCGATTGGGACGGCGACAATACCAGCAATATCATGAATTTTATACCCAAAATGGACAGCGAAAAACTGAAAAATGGTTTTAATCAGGTGATTCAGGGAATATACGGAAGCGAGGCATTTTACGAGCGGGTAAAAATTTTCCTGAAAGACTTTCATCCAAAATTGAATTCCAAGAACAAAATGAATTTTATCAAATTAAAGGCATTTTTTAAGTCGGTTTTTATTATTGGTATAATCGACCGTGATAGGAAATATTACTGGAAACTGTTTTTCTGGAGTTTACTGCACCGACGCGACCTCTTTCCAATGGCCATTACATATGCCGTTTACGGTTATCATTATAAAAAATCGTATGCTAAAATATTTTAG
- a CDS encoding acyl-CoA dehydrogenase family protein has protein sequence MQATTADSISVSNKNQNELIPFSQFLESLKEKMKQVFHVRADIDQLSLKRGLPPFVMREIMSVNPLSVGIPTRFGGRGGVMKENIGLLATASYESLALSLTFGINSALFLQPFGKFGQDEVKAPVFNRFLNEKAMGGLMITEPDYGSDALNMQTSYTESDSKYHLKGTKHWAGLTGWADYWLLSGRQQSKSDKLQRDIDFFLCDVNAPGQNIVVEEFFENLGLYAIPYGRNRIDVQLPQTHKLVPETTGVKMMLDLLHRSRMQFPGMAMGFIQRLLDEALTHCKERMVGGKSLFNYDRVQHRLSKLQASYTICSAMCANSSEKAGIDVDLSGQGMEANAVKSVITDLMQEAAQSVVQLVGAKAYKLNHIAGRGTADSRPFQIFEGSNDILYAQISEALVKMMKRAKERNLFQFLKGFDLTDKAVHFVKNQVDFNLDLQLPQRKLVEMGKIIGRVISLNQVIELSEKGFKKELIDGSVTFLQQEITKLMSTFNYSNSEQVVDGYDENTSWMNFVAG, from the coding sequence ATGCAAGCAACTACAGCCGATTCTATATCGGTATCAAATAAGAATCAAAACGAGCTAATCCCGTTTTCTCAGTTTTTAGAGAGTCTAAAAGAAAAAATGAAACAGGTGTTTCATGTGCGGGCAGATATCGATCAATTGAGTTTAAAGCGGGGGCTTCCACCCTTTGTAATGCGCGAAATTATGTCGGTAAATCCGCTGTCGGTGGGTATTCCAACACGCTTTGGTGGCCGCGGTGGAGTTATGAAAGAAAACATTGGTTTACTCGCCACTGCATCGTACGAATCGTTGGCGTTATCGCTAACCTTTGGTATTAATTCGGCCTTATTTCTGCAACCATTTGGCAAGTTTGGCCAGGACGAGGTAAAAGCACCCGTTTTTAATCGCTTTTTAAACGAAAAAGCCATGGGCGGTTTAATGATAACCGAACCGGATTATGGCAGCGATGCCTTGAACATGCAAACGTCGTACACCGAGTCGGATTCGAAATATCACCTAAAAGGAACAAAACACTGGGCAGGATTAACCGGCTGGGCCGATTATTGGTTGCTTTCGGGACGTCAGCAGTCGAAATCGGACAAACTGCAACGTGACATCGATTTTTTTCTGTGTGATGTAAATGCACCCGGACAAAACATTGTTGTGGAAGAGTTTTTTGAGAACCTCGGCTTGTATGCCATTCCTTACGGACGAAACCGTATTGACGTACAGCTACCACAAACTCATAAACTCGTGCCCGAAACAACGGGTGTTAAAATGATGCTCGATCTGTTACACCGCAGTCGTATGCAATTCCCGGGAATGGCAATGGGATTTATTCAACGTTTGTTGGACGAAGCCCTGACACACTGCAAAGAAAGAATGGTAGGCGGAAAAAGTCTGTTTAATTATGACCGGGTACAACACCGCTTATCAAAACTACAGGCTTCTTACACCATTTGCTCGGCTATGTGTGCCAACAGTAGCGAGAAAGCAGGAATCGACGTTGACCTCTCGGGGCAGGGAATGGAAGCCAATGCCGTAAAAAGTGTTATTACCGATTTAATGCAGGAAGCCGCACAGTCGGTGGTTCAGCTGGTTGGTGCAAAAGCGTATAAACTCAACCACATTGCCGGACGAGGAACAGCCGATAGCCGCCCGTTCCAGATCTTTGAAGGATCGAATGATATATTGTATGCTCAAATTTCGGAAGCGCTGGTAAAAATGATGAAACGGGCTAAAGAGCGTAACCTCTTTCAGTTTTTGAAAGGTTTTGATCTGACAGACAAGGCTGTTCATTTTGTAAAGAATCAGGTTGATTTTAACCTCGATCTCCAGCTTCCGCAGCGCAAGTTGGTTGAAATGGGTAAAATCATTGGCCGGGTAATTTCGCTGAATCAGGTAATCGAACTGTCGGAGAAAGGATTTAAAAAAGAACTGATCGACGGAAGTGTAACATTCCTGCAACAAGAGATCACCAAATTAATGTCGACATTTAATTATTCCAACAGCGAACAAGTGGTTGACGGTTATGATGAGAACACTTCGTGGATGAACTTTGTGGCCGGGTAG
- a CDS encoding GYD domain-containing protein, with product MAKYLVCGKYIGDGVKGLLNEGGTSRRSEIEKLVASLGGKVECVYYAFGEYDIYGIMDMPDSTVMVAFSLRAAASGLVTVKSVALLTPEEIDEAAKRTGEYRAPGVNWLP from the coding sequence ATGGCAAAATATCTGGTATGTGGAAAATATATTGGCGATGGAGTTAAGGGATTATTGAATGAGGGCGGAACGAGCCGACGTTCGGAAATTGAAAAGTTAGTGGCATCGCTTGGTGGAAAAGTTGAGTGTGTGTATTACGCCTTTGGCGAATATGATATTTACGGGATAATGGATATGCCCGACAGTACCGTTATGGTGGCTTTTTCGCTGCGGGCAGCGGCAAGCGGCCTGGTAACGGTGAAGAGCGTGGCACTGCTAACACCGGAAGAGATTGATGAGGCGGCCAAAAGAACAGGGGAATATCGGGCTCCGGGTGTTAACTGGTTGCCCTAG